A single Candidatus Binataceae bacterium DNA region contains:
- a CDS encoding RluA family pseudouridine synthase, whose translation MDDHLPLRLDLYLVRYGIASSRRQARDLIARGLVQVNGRCLRKAAPVQPGDRVEAAPSAPPTITPNPALSLEVLYQGAALLVINKPALMPCHPLDSRECQTVMNGVVARFPETALGALKPLEGLLVHRLDNGTSGALMVARSRASLELARNALHRGEIDRRYLALVEGSLDGSIELDAAVGHHRHSRARMVALKASRGAGGRPAVTRIVALRQLGDYTLVEARPTTGNRHQIRVHLAAAGWPIAGDVQYGARAVPTLAAGRFFLHLHQLAFPAAISEGPNASGGSRRYIVAPLPSDLVFTSALASGNPLA comes from the coding sequence TTGGACGACCATTTGCCACTGCGTCTGGACCTATATCTGGTCCGCTATGGTATTGCGTCATCGCGCCGCCAAGCCCGCGACCTTATCGCGCGCGGGCTGGTGCAGGTCAACGGCCGCTGTTTGCGCAAAGCCGCCCCCGTACAGCCCGGTGATCGCGTTGAAGCGGCGCCGTCTGCTCCCCCCACTATCACTCCCAACCCTGCCCTGTCGCTGGAAGTTCTCTATCAAGGTGCGGCCCTGTTGGTGATTAACAAACCCGCTTTGATGCCGTGCCATCCGCTGGATAGCCGCGAGTGCCAAACCGTGATGAATGGCGTGGTGGCGCGTTTCCCGGAAACCGCACTGGGGGCGCTCAAACCACTGGAGGGGCTACTGGTCCATCGGCTGGACAACGGCACCTCGGGCGCGCTGATGGTGGCACGCAGCCGCGCCAGCCTGGAGCTGGCGCGCAACGCGCTGCATCGAGGCGAGATTGATCGCCGGTACCTGGCATTGGTCGAGGGCAGCTTGGATGGCTCGATCGAATTAGACGCCGCCGTCGGCCACCATCGCCATAGTCGCGCTCGTATGGTGGCGCTTAAGGCTTCGCGCGGTGCGGGCGGACGCCCGGCCGTTACTCGGATCGTTGCGCTTCGTCAACTGGGCGACTACACGCTGGTCGAGGCTCGCCCCACCACTGGCAATCGTCACCAGATTCGGGTCCACCTAGCCGCGGCCGGTTGGCCGATCGCCGGCGATGTCCAATACGGCGCGCGCGCCGTGCCGACGCTAGCCGCCGGCCGCTTTTTTCTCCATTTGCACCAACTAGCCTTTCCCGCGGCTATCAGCGAAGGACCGAACGCGTCAGGAGGGAGCCGGCGGTACATCGTGGCGCCGCTGCCCAGCGATCTGGTCTTCACTTCTGCCTTAGCCTCCGGCAATCCTTTAGCCTAA